A segment of the Lycium ferocissimum isolate CSIRO_LF1 chromosome 5, AGI_CSIRO_Lferr_CH_V1, whole genome shotgun sequence genome:
AAAAATTAGGGTACTGCTCAAGATGGAGAACATGATTAGGTCATCTGCTTTCTCTGGTGGACATGCATACCACTTTTAAAGGGTGTAAATACTGCTTTAGAGGCTAACATGTTAAGCTTGTCGCACTTTATATGAAGAATTGGTTGGCCATATGAAATTTTTGAATCATTCTCACTTTAATAtggtctttttttcttttttttttttttttttgtaacagtGGTGTCGTGCCCAGCTTGTGCGCACCTTGACTAATTCCACGAgatacctgctacctcccactaGCAATAGGTAccaggtaactctgtccactaAGGCTTAGacaaatgggaagaaatcacctagtgtttttgtctTCACTGGGAAttgggatttgaacctgagaaATCACCTCGATTAATATAGTCTTTGAAATCTCCATAATCCTCGTTGCTAATAGATGGAGTTATTTCCATTTTTCTGGGTATGCTCCTGATTAGTAAAATGGTGGTTTAGTGCAAATGTCTCTCCTCTAACAGATAAGCGCAAAAAACAAAATCCAATTTTTGTGGCGGAGGTGTTAAAGTCCTGTCAGCCTTGGCGATTAGCGGTTCAACTCAATCCATTTAGTAGTTTGGATGTCTTGTTAAAATgaattttcttcatttagtTAATTAGCTTTTCATTGGTCATGCTTTTCTTTCATGGTACCAGAGTTGGCTGGAAATTGATGATTCGATTGCTTACTGTAAGAGTGTATTTGGCATGTGGAGAACATTTTAatatttgcatatcattttctAATTAGATTCAACGATTAGATTAAATCATATGTACTCCAAATGCAGGAAATATATTGCTTTAACTCTGTGTATGACATTTTGATTCGGGTTCTGATAAAAGCAGTGCTTTTAATACAGGTCATTCAGAGAGTCAACTCAACCCTCCAAACCAGCTGGAGATTTAAATAAAAACTCTAGTGTGCTGGATGACCCTTTTGTAGTGTTAGAGTCGACCTCGGTGCCAGCAAATTCTTCTCCCGGGGAGTTTTCAGATCCACTGGAAGAGATTGGTAAGCTTGGTAAATCTGGAACTGTGAAAACTGCTGCTTCATCAGTTAGTGGAGGGGTGTTTAATGATCTAGATCCACTTAGTGGTTTTAATAAGCCTGCTCGTCCGCTTTCTCCTGAGAAGAAGACTGGAGGGAAGGACAGGAGCCCGTCAAAGACAGGACCAGGAAGGAGTGATGCACATAACTCTACCTCAAGAGAAAATATTGGGACAGCGTCATTTAGATATTCTGAAAGCCACTCACAGGAAAAAGTGCCTGGGGATAGTTTTCAGGAGTCTCCTCATTTTGACATGCCTTCAGAAGATCCTCTGGGATCTTTTGGTGAAGTTCCTCCTCCTCCATATGCAGATAACGATCTTCACGAAACAAACTTCCAAGTGGATACATCCCCAAGATCAGAGGAACAAGTGCAGGCTTCTGATGATATATGGCTTACTGTATCAGAGATTCCACTTTTTACACAGCCTACAAGTGCTCCACCTCCATCACGACCACCGCCTCCGATACCACGGCGCAGTTCAAAGTCAGAGGCAAGTTTCTACGCTTCAAATGCAAGAAGAAAGGGTGAGGGGTACTCCTCTTCCCCTAGTCACAACCAATACTCTCAGAGTCCTAAGCCTGTTCGTCCGGCAGTTAAAAGCCCCCCAGTTTCACAGTTGGATGAACTTGAGGATTTTGCCAGGGGTTGGTCTAAGAGTAGTACTGATGAAAGTGCCGATGCTCTTTCTGGAGAAGAGATGAATACAAACTCTGCAGCTGCTGCATCAGCAGCTGCAATGAAGGAGGCTATGGATAGAGCTGAGGCCAAATTTAGACATGCTAAGGAAGTCCGAGAAAGAGAATATGCAAAGACTGCTAAGAGTAAGGAAGCTGTACATCTGGAAAGGGATGAACAAGCGATAAATGAAGAGCATGAAAGAGAGTTTCGAGAAAACCAGGAGAGACTAGAAAATGAGAGGCGACAGCGTGAGaaggaagaggaagaaagaGCACAAAGGAAGCTtgagagagaaagggagagaGCCAGGGAGCTTGAAAAAGGAAGGGCTAGGCAAGCGGTAGAAAGGGCTACTAGGGAAGCACGTGAAAGAGCAGCAGCTGGAGCACGTGACAGAGCTGCTGCTGAAACTCGTTTAAAAGCAGAAAGAGCTGCTGTGGAGAAGGCTGCTGCTGAAGCTAGAGGACGGGCTGAAAAGGCTGCAGTTCAGAGAGCACAAGCAGAAGCTAAAGAAAGAGCTGAAAAGGCAGCTGCAGAGGCAAGGGAAAAAGAAGCGCGTGAAAAAGCTTCTGCTGAGGCACGAAGGCGAGCAGAACGAGCAGCTGTAGAAAGGGCTGCTGCAGAGGCTCGAGAAAGGGCAGCTGCTGCTACAAGGGTGAACCAACAAAGGAACGATAATGATCTTGAATCCTTTTTTAGTATGGGTAGAGCCAGTAGCGCACCAAAGACGAGAACAAGTACTCCTGTGAGTAGCAAACACCATTAAGATATAACCTATTGTTCTTGCAACAGTGCTGTTCCATTATTGTTTTAATTTCTGTTTATAAGTAATGATAAATCTTTGTCGTTCATTCTTGCTGACCTTTTACTTTGTTCACTGCCATTTTCAGGACAACATATTTGATTCGCAGTTCCAGAATAAGGCAGGATCTGAAGGGCCAAAATCAACAGCTGGTGTAGCCTCCTCCA
Coding sequences within it:
- the LOC132056768 gene encoding auxilin-related protein 2 isoform X2; this translates as MQVINKKQNFIEFLKAFASTSYENLTWLEVSESEFDYLLVSQIIAGYHRIGKLYEFLHGLTWRSFRESTQPSKPAGDLNKNSSVLDDPFVVLESTSVPANSSPGEFSDPLEEIGKLGKSGTVKTAASSVSGGVFNDLDPLSGFNKPARPLSPEKKTGGKDRSPSKTGPGRSDAHNSTSRENIGTASFRYSESHSQEKVPGDSFQESPHFDMPSEDPLGSFGEVPPPPYADNDLHETNFQVDTSPRSEEQVQASDDIWLTVSEIPLFTQPTSAPPPSRPPPPIPRRSSKSEASFYASNARRKGEGYSSSPSHNQYSQSPKPVRPAVKSPPVSQLDELEDFARGWSKSSTDESADALSGEEMNTNSAAAASAAAMKEAMDRAEAKFRHAKEVREREYAKTAKSKEAVHLERDEQAINEEHEREFRENQERLENERRQREKEEEERAQRKLERERERARELEKGRARQAVERATREARERAAAGARDRAAAETRLKAERAAVEKAAAEARGRAEKAAVQRAQAEAKERAEKAAAEAREKEAREKASAEARRRAERAAVERAAAEARERAAAATRVNQQRNDNDLESFFSMGRASSAPKTRTSTPDNIFDSQFQNKAGSEGPKSTAGVASSNMRKASSTTSFVDGLSSIFGASASSGDFQDVEGETEERRRARLERHQRTQERAAKALAEKNQRDLQVQREQEERHRISETLDFEIRRWAAGKEGNLRALLSTLQYVLWPECGWQPVSLTDLITGASVKKVYRKATLCIHPDKVQQKGANLQQKYIAEKVFDLLKEAWNKFNSEELF
- the LOC132056768 gene encoding auxilin-related protein 2 isoform X1, which gives rise to MDDLDVLARDFGFRPAGKSAPMRSDGGDRRSTSFDDPDSMLFNDVFGGPPKYTSTSSANKSASMNDFNYDSIFEDSKSNNDDNIKTSSLPVYDKPVYDEDIFDGLPGVKSKSVSSSSTLRFEDDVFASMTSPPQDNKSHFDHLLGNLGGTEKVAEPKSSGFDDLLAGFASASPATTSRSFRESTQPSKPAGDLNKNSSVLDDPFVVLESTSVPANSSPGEFSDPLEEIGKLGKSGTVKTAASSVSGGVFNDLDPLSGFNKPARPLSPEKKTGGKDRSPSKTGPGRSDAHNSTSRENIGTASFRYSESHSQEKVPGDSFQESPHFDMPSEDPLGSFGEVPPPPYADNDLHETNFQVDTSPRSEEQVQASDDIWLTVSEIPLFTQPTSAPPPSRPPPPIPRRSSKSEASFYASNARRKGEGYSSSPSHNQYSQSPKPVRPAVKSPPVSQLDELEDFARGWSKSSTDESADALSGEEMNTNSAAAASAAAMKEAMDRAEAKFRHAKEVREREYAKTAKSKEAVHLERDEQAINEEHEREFRENQERLENERRQREKEEEERAQRKLERERERARELEKGRARQAVERATREARERAAAGARDRAAAETRLKAERAAVEKAAAEARGRAEKAAVQRAQAEAKERAEKAAAEAREKEAREKASAEARRRAERAAVERAAAEARERAAAATRVNQQRNDNDLESFFSMGRASSAPKTRTSTPDNIFDSQFQNKAGSEGPKSTAGVASSNMRKASSTTSFVDGLSSIFGASASSGDFQDVEGETEERRRARLERHQRTQERAAKALAEKNQRDLQVQREQEERHRISETLDFEIRRWAAGKEGNLRALLSTLQYVLWPECGWQPVSLTDLITGASVKKVYRKATLCIHPDKVQQKGANLQQKYIAEKVFDLLKEAWNKFNSEELF